A window from Hymenobacter volaticus encodes these proteins:
- a CDS encoding glycosyltransferase family 2 protein: protein MSASPLVSIIIPTYNAVKYVQQTVESCLAQTHDVIEIIIQDDCSNDGTWELLTKLYSQEPKVKLFRNTKNLGIGDNWNAAYTKASGEYFVIFNADDLMHPTMVAGFLSRFNADPTLDIVTGKFEILVTETNKTFIYPDHVDMHGGLVGDLYSQLFFKSAFHWNFSLVKKTLLKKVEFESGDLFLNTQVCDYELWYRCYLAGAKVYFDDTKIWGHYRKHESNSSSKPNGELRSFLKDFLYYHQNSFKEKSGLTYTKVLARRFLTFCNNRKNFEKDVFYLYVKRIAQSVL, encoded by the coding sequence ATGTCTGCTTCTCCTCTGGTTTCAATAATCATTCCAACATACAATGCAGTTAAGTATGTTCAGCAGACTGTTGAGAGTTGCCTGGCTCAAACGCATGATGTAATTGAAATAATTATTCAGGATGATTGCTCTAATGACGGAACATGGGAACTGCTTACTAAGCTATATTCCCAAGAACCGAAAGTAAAACTGTTTAGGAATACAAAGAACTTAGGTATCGGTGATAACTGGAACGCAGCTTACACAAAGGCTAGCGGAGAATACTTCGTTATTTTCAACGCTGATGACCTCATGCATCCAACCATGGTTGCGGGGTTTCTATCAAGGTTCAATGCAGATCCTACACTGGATATAGTTACAGGGAAATTCGAGATTCTTGTAACCGAAACAAACAAAACTTTTATTTATCCGGACCACGTTGATATGCACGGCGGTCTGGTTGGTGATTTGTACTCGCAATTATTTTTTAAATCTGCTTTCCATTGGAACTTCAGCTTGGTCAAGAAGACATTGCTGAAAAAGGTTGAATTTGAAAGCGGTGATTTGTTTCTGAATACTCAGGTTTGTGATTATGAATTATGGTATAGATGCTACTTAGCTGGCGCTAAAGTATATTTCGATGACACAAAAATTTGGGGCCATTACAGAAAACATGAATCCAACTCTTCTTCTAAGCCAAACGGAGAACTAAGAAGCTTTTTGAAGGACTTTCTTTATTATCATCAAAATAGCTTTAAAGAAAAGAGCGGTCTTACTTACACTAAAGTGCTAGCCAGAAGATTTTTAACTTTTTGCAACAATAGGAAAAACTTTGAGAAAGACGTATTCTATTTATATGTAAAACGGATTGCTCAAAGCGTATTGTAA
- a CDS encoding lipopolysaccharide biosynthesis protein, with protein MKHPNYARALEWGKLITITGSAQIVVQAISFLCGILVIRLLPTQEYALYTLANTMLGTMVLLADGGISTGVLAQGGKVWQDRERLGTVLVTGLDLRKKFAIGSLLIASPILLWLLRHHGASWLMSVLLLLATIPTFLTGLSNTLLETAPKLRQDIAPLQKNQVGVNIGRLALLVLTIFIFPWAFVAILAAGLPQIWGNFRLKKISAGYADLTQKPDPEIRAAILKVVKRVLPGAVYYSASGQITVWLMSVFGTTAAIAQIGALSRLSTMLSLFTMLLMTLVIPRFARLSAGKAVLLTRYFQIQAGLLVLSIFIVGTVWMFPTQVLWILGKNYSGLNIELVLSIIGSCLNLITGISFSLVSSRGWATNPAITISLEIAAVIIGIMLIDVSTLKGALILNIFISIMQALLYIIYGTLKITKSEEVEVAS; from the coding sequence GTGAAACATCCCAACTATGCGCGAGCATTGGAGTGGGGCAAACTGATTACCATTACTGGGTCAGCGCAAATAGTAGTACAAGCCATAAGTTTCCTCTGCGGAATTTTAGTAATTCGTCTGCTTCCGACGCAGGAGTACGCTCTCTACACGCTGGCCAATACAATGCTCGGCACCATGGTGCTTCTGGCCGACGGTGGTATATCAACTGGGGTACTAGCACAGGGTGGAAAGGTGTGGCAGGACCGAGAAAGACTCGGAACAGTCCTTGTCACTGGCCTCGACCTTCGGAAGAAGTTTGCAATTGGTAGTTTGCTTATCGCATCGCCAATCCTGTTGTGGCTTTTGCGTCACCATGGGGCCAGTTGGCTAATGTCGGTCTTACTATTGCTGGCCACAATCCCCACGTTTCTCACTGGGCTATCCAACACCCTACTCGAAACTGCTCCTAAGCTACGGCAAGACATTGCTCCGTTGCAGAAAAACCAAGTGGGCGTCAACATTGGCCGCTTGGCGCTGCTGGTGCTTACCATATTCATCTTTCCTTGGGCTTTCGTAGCGATTCTAGCCGCAGGATTACCTCAAATCTGGGGCAATTTCCGGCTCAAGAAAATATCGGCCGGGTACGCTGACCTTACGCAGAAACCAGATCCTGAAATTAGGGCGGCCATTTTGAAGGTGGTAAAGCGAGTTTTGCCAGGTGCTGTCTATTATAGTGCCTCTGGCCAAATTACAGTGTGGTTGATGTCCGTTTTCGGCACCACTGCGGCTATTGCGCAAATAGGCGCATTGTCGAGACTATCCACAATGCTCAGCCTTTTCACCATGCTCTTAATGACCTTGGTGATACCTCGTTTTGCCCGCTTATCGGCGGGTAAAGCCGTGCTCCTAACGCGTTACTTTCAGATTCAGGCGGGTCTATTGGTTTTAAGTATCTTTATTGTTGGAACGGTGTGGATGTTCCCAACCCAAGTATTATGGATACTAGGTAAAAATTATTCGGGTTTGAATATAGAACTCGTTTTAAGTATTATAGGTAGCTGTCTTAATTTAATTACTGGTATATCATTCTCTCTGGTTTCTAGCAGAGGGTGGGCAACTAATCCTGCCATAACCATTTCATTGGAAATTGCTGCAGTAATTATTGGCATTATGCTGATTGACGTATCTACGTTGAAAGGGGCTCTTATTCTCAATATTTTTATCTCAATAATGCAGGCGCTGCTTTATATCATTTATGGTACTCTTAAAATAACAAAGTCGGAAGAGGTAGAAGTAGCTAGCTAG
- a CDS encoding acyltransferase: protein MGFTIGKGSSIHLGCKFNTPDTFWMGENSTINQFCRIDNRGGIVIGNNVSISPYVKLMTADHDMNHPQCVGRQSEIALEDYVFIGADAMLLGGVRMKKGSVLGAKSLLTKSTEPFGIYLGMPAVLKSQRIQNLDYNASYDRLFN, encoded by the coding sequence ATGGGCTTTACTATTGGTAAAGGCAGCAGTATACACTTAGGCTGTAAGTTCAATACCCCGGATACGTTCTGGATGGGAGAAAACAGTACTATCAATCAGTTCTGCCGGATTGATAATAGAGGTGGTATTGTTATCGGCAATAATGTGTCAATATCTCCTTATGTGAAGCTGATGACAGCGGATCATGATATGAACCATCCGCAGTGCGTAGGAAGGCAAAGTGAAATAGCGCTAGAGGATTACGTCTTCATCGGCGCCGATGCAATGTTGCTAGGTGGCGTCCGCATGAAAAAAGGATCGGTTTTGGGTGCGAAGTCACTGCTAACAAAATCAACCGAGCCTTTCGGTATTTATCTGGGAATGCCTGCTGTACTTAAAAGCCAGCGAATTCAGAATTTAGATTATAATGCCTCGTATGATAGATTGTTTAATTAA
- a CDS encoding efflux RND transporter periplasmic adaptor subunit, translating into MKKTLIALSYATGLLAWTSCGNKEAEKPAGPPPATPVTLVDARTTDAVYYDEYPATVVAINNVELRSQVAGFITNISFKEGEVVPKGKTLYEIDRRRYQASYQQAQAALRSTQATVQNAQVNLERYERLAKQDAIARQIVDNAQTAYATAQSQVAEAQAGVALARTDLDYSLVKAPFTGRIGISQVRLGSQVSPGTTLLNTMSAEDPMGVDFVITEADLSRFAELQRQASGRNDSTFRLILPDGTAYQQPGKILAIDRGVTQGTGTVQIRIQFNNPKRQLKDGMSTVLRVLNRQSGRRIVIPYKAIVEQMGENFVFVAGDSSKAYQRKVQLGPRLRDQIVVMEGIKEGDKVVTEGLQRLRDGGQIQAGTPPQAGAQGQAGTGAPAAGGAR; encoded by the coding sequence ATGAAGAAGACCCTGATTGCCCTGTCCTATGCCACGGGCCTGTTGGCGTGGACGAGCTGCGGTAACAAAGAAGCCGAAAAACCTGCGGGCCCGCCACCAGCCACGCCCGTTACACTCGTCGATGCCCGCACCACCGACGCCGTCTATTATGACGAGTACCCGGCCACCGTCGTGGCCATCAACAACGTAGAGCTACGCAGCCAAGTGGCTGGCTTCATCACCAACATTTCCTTTAAGGAAGGCGAGGTAGTGCCTAAGGGCAAAACTCTTTACGAAATTGACCGCCGCCGCTATCAGGCATCTTACCAGCAGGCGCAGGCTGCCTTGCGTAGCACCCAGGCGACTGTGCAAAACGCGCAGGTAAACCTGGAACGCTACGAGCGGCTGGCTAAGCAAGACGCTATTGCTCGACAAATCGTGGATAACGCGCAAACGGCATACGCTACCGCTCAAAGCCAAGTGGCCGAAGCGCAAGCCGGCGTAGCCCTGGCTCGCACCGACCTCGACTACTCGCTGGTGAAAGCGCCTTTCACAGGCCGCATTGGCATTTCGCAGGTACGCCTAGGTTCCCAGGTCAGTCCCGGTACTACGCTGCTCAACACGATGAGCGCAGAGGACCCCATGGGCGTTGACTTTGTTATTACGGAAGCGGATTTGAGCCGTTTTGCCGAGTTGCAGCGCCAAGCTTCGGGCCGCAACGATTCCACGTTTCGCCTGATACTGCCCGATGGTACGGCATATCAGCAGCCCGGCAAGATCTTGGCCATTGACCGGGGTGTTACCCAAGGAACCGGTACAGTACAGATTCGGATACAATTCAATAACCCTAAGCGCCAACTCAAAGACGGTATGAGTACTGTGCTGCGCGTGCTCAACCGCCAGTCGGGCCGCCGCATTGTAATACCCTACAAAGCCATTGTCGAGCAAATGGGCGAGAACTTCGTGTTTGTAGCTGGCGACAGCAGCAAGGCCTACCAGCGCAAAGTGCAGCTAGGCCCGCGCTTACGCGACCAAATCGTGGTGATGGAAGGCATTAAAGAAGGTGACAAAGTGGTAACCGAAGGCTTGCAGCGTCTGCGCGACGGCGGCCAGATTCAGGCAGGCACGCCTCCGCAGGCAGGTGCCCAAGGCCAGGCTGGAACCGGGGCACCCGCCGCTGGTGGCGCCCGATAA
- a CDS encoding protease inhibitor I42 family protein: MHFQAVGTGGLDLALLSAAPGTSYSSLNGYFHAYITIDQPGVAKNVNITEYGNHSSVKVNQGDQLLIKLDTTVGSQYTWELMPLADDIVQAVAPPTEQPRKKPKKAKAGTPEDIAFQFQALKPGKTTLRFLYRNTASNEAPPKRDFELQVEVPEPPK; this comes from the coding sequence ATGCACTTTCAGGCCGTAGGCACTGGCGGCCTCGATTTGGCACTGCTTTCAGCGGCACCGGGCACTAGCTACTCGTCGCTTAACGGCTATTTCCACGCTTACATCACCATCGATCAGCCGGGCGTAGCCAAGAATGTGAACATCACCGAATACGGCAACCACAGCAGCGTGAAGGTGAACCAAGGCGACCAACTACTCATCAAGCTGGATACGACGGTAGGGTCGCAGTACACGTGGGAGCTGATGCCCCTGGCCGACGACATTGTGCAAGCCGTAGCGCCACCTACCGAACAGCCCCGGAAGAAGCCAAAGAAAGCGAAGGCAGGCACTCCCGAAGACATTGCTTTTCAGTTCCAAGCCCTGAAACCCGGCAAAACGACACTACGCTTTTTATATCGGAACACAGCCAGCAATGAAGCGCCTCCTAAGCGCGACTTCGAGTTGCAAGTGGAAGTACCAGAGCCGCCTAAGTAA
- a CDS encoding glycosyltransferase family 4 protein, producing the protein MKLIYSHPTGNANVRAAASGLAEADLLAEFHTTIASFPGTVLDGLGGIGALAEIRRRRYDPVLKPFAHMWPWRQAGRILAGKAGLSGLNRHETGYFSVDAIYQSLDRRIANRLPAGKKRGVQGVYAYEDGAVESFRAAKKLGLQCLYDLPIGYWRASLRLLEPERQKWPAWAPTLTGFEDSAAKLARKDEELRLADRIFVASQFTAKTLQDFPGPLAPIEVIPYGYPSVGSPRDYSSLGSGRPLKVLFVGGLSQRKGIANLFAAVDILGRHVELTVVGRKGSDNCKPLDEALAKHRWIPSLPHDQVLTIMREHDVFVFPSLFEGFGLVITEAMSQGVPVITTDRTAGPDLIEHGRNGWLVEAGSTEALVSTIEEMLRRPASVAEAGRAALESARARPWEVYGRELTAAIMKHQQSLV; encoded by the coding sequence ATGAAATTGATCTACTCTCACCCCACCGGTAATGCCAATGTGCGTGCTGCGGCTAGTGGACTAGCAGAGGCAGATCTGCTGGCGGAGTTTCACACCACTATTGCGTCGTTTCCGGGTACTGTGCTCGATGGACTAGGAGGAATTGGTGCGCTTGCCGAAATCAGGCGCCGCCGCTATGATCCGGTACTTAAGCCATTTGCGCACATGTGGCCGTGGCGGCAAGCTGGTCGGATACTTGCCGGCAAAGCGGGGTTATCTGGCTTGAACCGGCACGAAACCGGCTATTTCAGCGTCGATGCTATTTATCAAAGCCTGGACCGTCGCATTGCAAATAGGTTGCCGGCCGGAAAGAAGCGTGGCGTGCAGGGTGTTTATGCGTATGAAGACGGAGCCGTTGAATCGTTCCGGGCCGCTAAAAAGCTAGGACTACAGTGCTTGTATGACCTGCCGATTGGCTATTGGCGTGCGTCGTTGCGGCTGTTGGAGCCCGAGCGCCAGAAGTGGCCGGCGTGGGCGCCTACCTTAACCGGATTCGAGGATTCGGCCGCTAAACTAGCCCGTAAAGATGAAGAACTGCGGTTGGCTGACCGGATTTTTGTGGCCAGTCAGTTCACCGCCAAAACGTTGCAGGACTTCCCTGGTCCGCTGGCGCCCATTGAGGTTATTCCTTACGGTTATCCTTCTGTCGGCAGCCCTCGCGACTATAGCAGCTTAGGCAGCGGCCGGCCTTTGAAGGTGCTTTTCGTGGGTGGACTCTCGCAGCGCAAAGGCATCGCCAATCTATTTGCGGCTGTAGATATTCTTGGCCGTCATGTCGAACTGACCGTGGTCGGCAGAAAAGGCAGCGACAACTGCAAGCCTTTGGATGAGGCGCTAGCCAAGCACCGTTGGATTCCAAGCTTGCCTCACGACCAGGTGCTGACTATTATGCGGGAGCACGACGTATTTGTGTTTCCCTCGCTGTTCGAAGGTTTCGGCTTGGTTATCACCGAGGCTATGTCACAGGGCGTACCCGTAATTACCACCGACCGTACCGCGGGCCCCGACCTTATCGAGCACGGGCGCAATGGCTGGCTAGTGGAAGCTGGCTCGACGGAAGCCTTGGTTTCGACTATCGAAGAAATGCTTCGTCGCCCGGCTAGCGTTGCGGAGGCAGGCCGCGCCGCCCTCGAATCTGCCCGGGCGCGCCCCTGGGAAGTGTATGGTCGGGAGCTAACGGCGGCCATCATGAAGCACCAGCAGTCCCTGGTATAA
- a CDS encoding STAS/SEC14 domain-containing protein, translating to MFDTTDYPEQNLFALTISGALTKEHYDAIIPLLEQKIARWGKINMYLDVRSFSYITATALWEDIKLDVKHWGNFNRVAITSDDSNLLKAAAALATLVSPAEVRHFPLEQKREAIHWALSEETEVAASHTA from the coding sequence ATGTTCGACACCACCGATTATCCCGAACAAAACCTGTTCGCCCTCACTATATCGGGCGCCCTCACTAAAGAGCACTACGATGCCATTATCCCGTTGCTAGAGCAGAAAATAGCGCGCTGGGGCAAAATCAATATGTACCTCGATGTGCGCAGCTTCAGCTACATCACGGCAACTGCCCTCTGGGAAGACATCAAGCTAGACGTCAAGCATTGGGGCAATTTCAATCGGGTGGCCATCACCAGCGACGACAGCAATTTGCTGAAAGCCGCTGCTGCCTTGGCGACCTTGGTGAGCCCAGCGGAAGTCCGCCATTTCCCACTGGAACAGAAAAGAGAGGCTATCCACTGGGCCTTAAGCGAAGAAACGGAAGTTGCGGCCTCCCATACCGCTTAA
- a CDS encoding penicillin-binding transpeptidase domain-containing protein, producing the protein MLQERNRWLRRFGAAGLFTQQDIADALLEPLEVQRHAAPTLAPHLARRLVRQFPGEAIIRSSVQRNKQSKAEDLTRNYVRRLYELGITQASVLVVNNRTRQVEAYVGSADFHGFSSQGQNDGIVAVRSPGSTLKPFLYALAMDRGLVTPKLVLPDVPTNFQGYRPENFDKHCNGEVTLERALAYSLNIPAVRVLNELGVPTFTDKLRQAGFQNVTRNRANLGLSSILGGCGASLEELTNLYVTLANDGRYRELQYRLPHPPAPSPPGKGVPNDSRQNTPPLPEGRGWGVGSRLFLLPQPSLLPISWRSLRAPICRWVQPVASACQKLPGKPALATAAATPGALATTSSTPWACGWATSAATAAPPLLGPKLPHPCCSMYSMI; encoded by the coding sequence GTGCTGCAAGAGCGAAACCGCTGGCTCCGCCGTTTCGGGGCCGCTGGCTTGTTTACGCAGCAAGATATAGCTGATGCCTTGCTTGAACCGCTGGAAGTCCAACGCCACGCCGCGCCTACACTGGCGCCGCATTTGGCTAGACGGCTAGTGCGCCAGTTTCCGGGTGAGGCTATTATCCGCAGTAGTGTGCAGCGCAACAAGCAAAGCAAGGCCGAAGACCTCACCCGCAACTACGTGCGCCGCCTTTACGAACTCGGCATCACACAAGCGTCCGTGCTAGTCGTCAACAACCGCACCCGGCAAGTGGAAGCTTATGTGGGTTCAGCCGATTTCCATGGCTTCAGCAGCCAGGGTCAGAACGACGGGATAGTAGCCGTTCGGTCGCCGGGCAGCACGCTCAAGCCCTTTCTGTACGCGCTGGCCATGGACCGGGGCCTCGTTACGCCCAAGCTGGTGCTGCCCGATGTGCCCACCAATTTTCAGGGTTATCGACCCGAGAATTTCGATAAGCACTGCAACGGCGAAGTAACGCTGGAACGCGCGTTGGCCTACTCGCTCAACATTCCGGCAGTGCGCGTCCTCAACGAGCTAGGCGTGCCCACCTTCACCGATAAGCTCCGCCAAGCCGGCTTCCAGAACGTGACCCGCAACCGGGCTAACTTGGGATTGAGCAGCATCTTGGGTGGCTGTGGCGCCAGCTTGGAAGAACTAACTAATCTGTACGTGACGCTGGCTAATGATGGGAGGTACCGGGAGTTGCAGTACCGGTTACCCCACCCCCCAGCCCCCTCCCCTCCGGGAAAGGGGGTGCCAAACGATTCTCGTCAGAACACTCCTCCCCTCCCGGAGGGGAGGGGGTGGGGGGTGGGGTCCCGCTTGTTTCTCCTGCCGCAGCCTTCCTTACTACCGATATCCTGGCGCAGCTTACGCGCCCCGATTTGCCGCTGGGTGCAGCCAGTAGCCTCCGCCTGCCAAAAATTGCCTGGAAAACCGGCACTAGCTACGGCCGCCGCGACGCCTGGAGCATTGGCTACAACAAGCAGTACACCGTGGGCGTGTGGGTGGGCAACTTCAGCGGCCACGGCAGCCCCGCCCTTACTGGGGCCGAAATTGCCACACCCCTGCTGTTCGATGTATTCAATGATTTAG
- a CDS encoding TolC family protein, producing MASGSVPHSSFPNGQLTLEQCLQYALQNQPVLRQARIDEETNEATIRIGLSGWLPQVGLNATGQHYFQLPYTVFPNADGISVPRQIGLKNTSTVALSATQALYNNDVRLALRSARPSRQFYQQNTVGVRIDVVTDVSKAFYDVLLSQRQLDVLKEDIVRLQRSLQDARARYEAGIVDKTDFKQAEILLNNSIVDRKRAVEAINAKSAYLKELMGLTGAQPLVLQYDTIRLMRDAAVDTTVTLEPANRIEVQRLQTQKALQEAQISYYRLGFLPSLSAFGNYNAVFQNNNFSDLYSRRFPNSYAGLQLSLPIFQGTRRLQNLRRERLVDQRLDQDIIATRNRINTEFEQAMSAYKSNYADYLVGQRNLELSREVYSVVNLQYREGIKTYLDVIIAQTTLRTSQLNYYSALFQVLSSKVDLLRAQGNLPTSY from the coding sequence GTGGCTTCAGGCTCAGTCCCCCACTCCTCCTTCCCCAACGGCCAACTTACGCTCGAGCAATGCTTGCAGTACGCGCTGCAAAATCAGCCCGTACTACGCCAGGCCCGCATCGACGAAGAAACCAACGAGGCCACCATCCGCATCGGCCTCTCGGGCTGGCTGCCGCAGGTGGGGCTCAATGCCACCGGCCAGCACTATTTTCAGTTGCCTTATACCGTCTTCCCCAACGCCGATGGGATTAGCGTTCCTCGCCAGATTGGCCTGAAGAACACCTCGACCGTGGCGCTATCGGCGACGCAGGCGCTCTACAACAACGATGTCCGGTTGGCTTTGCGCTCGGCTCGGCCCTCGCGCCAGTTCTACCAACAGAACACGGTAGGCGTCCGCATTGATGTGGTGACGGATGTGAGCAAGGCTTTCTACGACGTATTGCTTTCTCAGCGCCAGCTCGATGTACTGAAGGAAGACATCGTTCGGTTGCAGCGCAGTTTGCAGGATGCTCGGGCCCGTTATGAGGCCGGCATCGTCGATAAGACCGACTTCAAGCAGGCTGAGATTCTGCTCAACAATTCGATTGTAGACCGGAAACGGGCCGTGGAAGCCATCAATGCCAAATCGGCTTATCTGAAGGAGCTGATGGGCCTGACTGGCGCGCAACCTCTCGTGCTCCAATACGACACGATTCGGCTGATGCGCGATGCCGCCGTCGATACCACCGTGACGTTGGAGCCGGCCAACCGCATCGAGGTGCAGCGCCTGCAAACGCAGAAGGCCTTGCAAGAAGCGCAGATCAGCTACTACCGCTTAGGCTTCCTGCCCTCGCTCTCGGCGTTCGGCAACTACAACGCGGTGTTCCAAAACAACAATTTTAGCGACTTGTATAGTCGGCGCTTCCCCAACTCTTACGCCGGCTTGCAGCTGTCCCTGCCAATTTTCCAGGGTACGCGGCGGTTGCAGAACCTGCGCCGCGAGCGGCTGGTGGACCAGCGCCTCGACCAAGATATTATTGCTACTCGCAACCGCATCAATACCGAGTTCGAGCAGGCCATGTCGGCGTACAAGAGCAACTACGCCGACTACCTCGTTGGCCAGCGCAACCTCGAACTCTCGCGGGAGGTGTACTCGGTGGTGAATTTGCAGTACCGGGAAGGCATCAAAACCTACCTCGACGTGATTATCGCCCAAACCACGCTGCGCACTTCGCAGCTCAACTATTACAGCGCCTTGTTTCAGGTGCTGAGCAGCAAAGTGGATTTGCTGCGCGCTCAGGGCAATCTGCCCACCTCTTACTAA